A region of the Bombyx mori chromosome 22, ASM3026992v2 genome:
AAAAGCACAGCTTTCCCTTTCTCGTTCCGTCGCCTCCTTCTGCATgaagatggtgcactcgcagaggTTGGACATTGCTGTCCAGGGCGCGTTCTCTCCTGCGACCGCGAGCAGGATGGCGTGCTGCTCCACCCAGGTAATGCAGCGCGCAAGCATATGCTCCGCGGTGTCCTCCTCGCAGTTTTCGTAGTGGTGGAACTGCGCAGTCAGTTCCCTCTCGGCGACTCGATTTAGGTGCCGGCTGAAACAGTCTGCTAAGGACCTGCCTCAGTCGGAAGGTGAAGCAGCCTCGGTCGCAGCCCACCCAGGCCGTGAAGGTCGGGCAGACGGCCTCGACAATCCAAAAGCCGACCGATGGGTTCGCGAGACGACGGAGCTCAGGCCTCCAGCACGGAACCCCGAGATTAGAGCCTCTGTGCTAGAATTATTCCTTCGCCAGGACGCCGGTAACGtggagcggaggtcgctacgcccaCCGCCTCGAAGGAGAATTTCTCGAGTACCTAGAACACTGAAACGTTTTTTACCGATTCAGCTTGCCGTAAATTtagagaatataaaaaatactttatattgTGACGGCGCGACTAATGACGGCGCGGCTGGCCCCATGTTGTTGTTAATAATGATGACGTCGGCGGCGCTGACGTCATTCTTGTCACTGCTTTCCTTGATTCCATTGTCATTGATTCCCACAGGGGTGTAATATGAGTTCGAGAAAACTGAATTAGAAATTTTTTTGGAATATTgatgtaatataaatatattatttcgtaaacaaataataataataatacattttaacaACTTTGTAATTTTTTCAGACCACCTCCACCGCCTCCCACTACCAGAGCACCAACCTACAGCACATTAATCGACAACTACAGAACGACCGGGTATTCATATCCGACGCCCCCTGTTACCTTCACTTATCCCACTAGACCTCCTCCACCTCCACCAACTACCAGACGTCCACCACCCCCTCCACCTCCACCCCCTACTaggccaccaccaccaccaccaccgccaCCAACTtatttaccaccagtaactagaCAGCCACCTCCTCCTCCACCACCAACTTATCTCCCACCCACAACTAGACGTCCTCCTCCGCCACTGCCCCCGCTGCCAACTAGACCACCACAACCACCACCAACGCCACCGCCGCTACCAACCTACCGACCCCCAACAACCAGACGCCCACCTCCTCCTCCACTACCAACTTATCTCCCACCTACAACTAGACGTCCTCCTCCGCCACTGCCCCCGCTGCCAACTAGACCACCACAACCACCACCAACGCCACCGCCGCTACCAACCTACCGACCCCCAACAACCAGACGTCCGTCTCCTCCTCCACCACCAACTTATCTCCCACCTACAACTAGACGTCCTCTTCCGCCACTGCCTCCGCTTCCAACTAGACCAGCACAACCACCACCAACGCCGCCACCAACCTACCAACCCCCAACAACTAGACGCCCTTCTCCTCCTCCACCACCGCCACCTCCACCTCCAACGACCAGACCTCCCCCAGTTCCCACTTATTCAACAGTCAGTCCCACCGACAGAACAACAGGGTACGACTATCCAAAACCTAAAGTTCCTTTCACATTCCCCACCACCCAGCGTATCCCCTTCACGTATTCGCCGACCACCGTGAGACCTCAGACTAATCCGCCGCTTTACGTGCCTCCGCGCCCATCTCCGACTCTCCCTCCGATATACCCGCAGCCTTCGTTCCCGATCCCCACAACTACAAGACGGCCGGTATACATCGCGCCGCAGACTACCCGGGAGCCCGTATTTATACAAACACAGCCGCCGATCTTCATCGCTCCTCAGACGACACCGCGCCCGTACTCGCCCGTCCCGGCGGTGCCGGTGACGAGTCCGCCGCCGCTGATCTACATTCCGCAGACGACGAGGAGACCGGTGTACGTCCAGCAGCCGGTGTCGACGACCGAGCGTCCGTACATCTACGTGCCTCCCGTGACGTACTCGACCCGGCCGCCGTTCGTGCCCGACCAGGGCTACAACTACGATCGACCCCTCGTTCCTTTCGTTTCCTAGTCTAACGAGTGGCCTAGACCCACCCGTTGGCTCAACTCAACCCAGAACCGGGATTTGTATTTTGCTTGACATAACTGGGATCATGGGTCCACGTGGATACTTTTAATGAGAAGCTACGTAATTGAAAACAACTTTATCATAATTAACAGTTACATTAGGACTCTAACACGATAGAAACAGTTTGCGTAAAAAGTGTACGTAGTAGtacatttaattcatattcatcAAGCGAGCTTTACTAGCAACGAGTAACTATTATAAAAGTCAAGCTTTAGTACACAGTACAACAGTCACAATTTACATACgagttatattataaataacattatCTGCATGCACAACTTCACTTGGTTGTATCTTAAATCACGTGAACAAATTTCAGAAATCGATTATAAACTTCTATTTGTAATGTTGGCGTGAGGCTTTACAGCCCATATTTAAATCTATCAAGGTTTGATTCTTTACAGTTTGTAGTACCACCACACTCATAGTATTGCAAAATTTCGATTGTGAACCCGGAAGGCAGACTTCTGCTAGAAACTGAACAAAGTTCTGTTTGGACAGTTTCCCTGAAGCATTTAATAGACTGACCGAGGGAGTTGACCGACTTCTCGTTCACTGGACCCGACGTCGTGCCTTCCTTTCAGTACACTTGAAGCGTCAACCATCAGTCGAATGTTACCTTCGGCCTACTCCGGGTGCCATATAATAGGTTAGGACCCCACATTTGGGCATTAGAGTATTGTTAGAGTTTGATGGTCCGGGGCGGCCCATGATTCTGGTTAAGAGTTAGTGATGTGATGAATAGcttgataataattattgtaacgTTTTGATATGACGGGCCGTTGCGTTAATTGCTTCTGAGTTGCCATAACATTGTGATACCAGGCTCGGTACTAATGTGCGAAAAGTCGgatatttgttattgttttactttatcattttatgtattttatattgtaattagGGTTTGTATTGTTTTGTGGTTACCGAGAACTAGGTTTAGTTAAATTTAGTTTATTGTCGAAGTAACGAAAATACTCACAACAACAATGTTTAAAGACACTGCCTTAACTAgatattgttaaaaataaaaaaaataaaaattgaaaaaatatttattgtatattttacttatttcatGAACGCAATCCGGTTTTAACCCGATGTACAATACTGGCCTACACCTACGAAATTTCCGTTTACTATACAGAAGTTAaagagattttttaataattgtaaattatttctGTCAGTCAAAATATGCACCCACGGCACGATGCATATCTGCGAGCACAGCGGTAATTTTTCAATGACCTTCTTCAAGAAGTCATGTGTACGGAAACCAATAAACTTTTCTACGGCATTTTGTGCTGTCTCTCGGGTATTTTTTCGTTGCCAAAAAGTTGTTACATTAAGTACGTTTTAAATGGCCAGTAACGAcaacttcataggtaaagatctaatacctattattataaactatttgAACCTTTGGTCGTGgagtacaaataaaaacttgtagCGTAATCACTAATATTTAAGAGGATGAAGTTTGTAGAGCTGTCCTCTCTGCATTGCACTCTCTAAGCTGCACTCTCTACCAAACCACTAAACCCTGCCCATGACAGAGCCAGGTGAGGTAGGAAGAGAGACCGCAGTCAACAATGCAACCAGACACTCCGTTACCTCAAGGCTGCCTAGTCATCGGAGTCATTGAGCAAAACGACTCGTCGGCTATCATGACCTGCCCCATCAGGCCGCCAGCGTTCCCGAATACGTCGTTAGACCAAAGCTAGCTTGCCGGATCTGAATGCGTCAAATCGACAAGCTAACGCTCTTTAATGTCTTCTTCGTGGCGCGCTAGAGTGCGTTAGCTAATGCGCGGCATGGTCCTCTCCGCTCGCCCAGAACCAGGCGCCAGAGATGGACAAAAGCCCTCTTGCCACTGGCTTGATGGCGGCGGGTCTATGTGGAGGCAGCTCACTCGAGCCGCTACGTACTGTTACATATGAACCTAACACTCCACGGTTCTCATACTCGAATAAGTAAGGACGATTCATTTATTCCCTGTTTAACGGGCAAGACATGAATCTTACCATTAGTTATGAAACTATTGGCAATGTTTCAGCTATACAAGACTAATAGTATATGAATAGCAGTAATTGAGCAAAGTAGTTTCTCGAGTCGATTACGGccgctaatttttattttctagttAGTGGTTGTGTCCGCGACGACCGCGCGCGCTCCGTTCACTCATTTGCGTATAATCGGTGTGTTTTCACCGAGCGACGCGACACGCTCCGACACTCACGCATGCTCGCGGCTCGCTGCTCTAGAGATGAGACACGGGACGCACGAAGACACGAGCACAAGATCACACGGGCACACGACAAACAAACTTGAACTCAGGTGACTGCGTCAGGCTATCATGTAAATGGAATCAAGCGCAAAATCCGACACGCTTCCGAGAGTGAACGAGAGCCGCGAGACGAGACGAGGCTGCCGTGTACACACTCGTCCTTGCGCGGACTCGTGGTGTCTCGACGAGCCTGTACAGCCGGCGTCAGTCTTTGTCGAACGCCTGTGCAATGTTTCGACATGTTCTTCGGAACAGAGCTATCGTGTAGGGTGCTTAGGATCAGTTAGCCCCAACGAGAATGTGCCCTGTAAGGCGGTGTCCAAGCGGATCTACGGAAGAATTTCGATTCTCTGTGTTTGTACTATATACTTCATGGGGAATGCTCTAAAGAATtctttgagatgatcccatcatctcgttttagTAATGTAGTTATATCAAGGGGAAGAAGAAGGAGATAGCTCTTTCTTCAAACATGGTTACCGAAGAGTACTCAGCGGCTTGGCTGCGTCCCTGAAATCGGTAGCGACCATGAGCTgtggttaccactcaccatcaaatggACCGTATGCTGGTCTACCACAAAATATTCAAGTAacgtttttcatatttaatctCTTCaggaatgatttttttaaagaacaaaaacatgtatttaatttattctttattacgatttgttcttttaattttgatatcaacccaattagcaaaaaaatataataatattaattgtgaatatttattaaaaaaaaacgttcataTAACGTGGGCATGTAgcgtataatttttaaataactaagaaaaaaaaacatacagataTGTGTCAATGCTCCTGAATAGGTTCCTGAGAGGAAAGCAAATAATAGATTGACTTCACTTAGTGTGATCATCGACAGCCACAAAGAAGTGTCCCATCCCTAGTGTCACATACCGACAATCTCAAAGGAAACGGCGCGGCGGCGCAACATGCTACATTGCATATCGTCTCGCGGACGAGCTGGACAAACAAACAAGCAACATTCGACGACGGACAGTGATGCGAAGATGTCGAGCGAAGGATCGGTGATGTCGGGCGGGTCCCGCCTGCGGGAGCTCGGCCTCTACCGGACCATCGACGCCCGCACCGAGGAGTTCCTGCGGCTGTCCAAGCGCCGCCAGCTGCGCCAGGGCTGCGCGTGTGCGGCGCTCTCGGCCGCCGTCACCGTCACCCTCGTCGTTGTGAGTACCGCCAACTCTTCCTCAATGTGGGACTTCTTTTCGGCAACTGTTGATCTAACTGCTTAatgtttgtatgtatttatgtaccAAACTGATGTGAGCACTAAATAGCCTAGATGCGCGCGTCGATTTGGTGTTTGCACCACAACTCTCGACCCGACAACTCGGTTCGACCTTGCTCTGCTACTCCTGGGCTACGTATATGACGAAGCACTGCAAGGGAGCGGTAAAATCAATTTGACTGATTTCTTTTTCATCGTGCGATGCGTCGTGTGTTGTGATGTGAGAAATTCCTTAACGGTGTGTGCGTAACATGTGTTTTGGATCATTATCGTGTTGGAATGTCCAAACATCGGGAAGTATGTCCTCAGAATAAGGTAACATTGTTTCttcctgtattttttttttattggggtTGATCCATGTTTCATTCTATCAGTTTAATAAGTCCAACACCATATCCAGAAAAGAACCTCCAAATGTTTCACATTTCCTTCATTATGTTTTAATGTCaagtgccgtgaagcagtaatgcgtttcggtttgaagggcggagtagccgttgtaactatactgagaacttagaactcacatcttaaggtgggtggcgacatttacgttgtagatgtctatgggctccggtaaccacttaacaccaggtaggcttgAGCTCGTCCTcatatcgaagcaataaaaaaaaacttcgttccaaaaaaaaaagtagccagTCATTCAGAAGCCGCGCTAAACAGTTGAAGTATAGGCAGAATCCACACTATTTCATAATTAACTGTATACTACtgtgtaatatttttactgtgtaataattttaattaaattaaatgatccTTAAAAGATTTAATAGAGACATTACAGACAAATTCAAATTTGTTGCGATATTCGATTTTAGTGAAAGCGTTACACAACACGGCTAAATGATGGCACTGATAAGAGAAATGAGTCTGTGGTAAAGACGATTTTAATGggcaagaaagaaagaaaatgaaGCATGTCCCTCTTTCTACAACAAAACCTCTAAAATTTTCTGAGGTAGCATATTTCTATATTATCGTACCGTTTGAAAGTGCACTCGGGTACTTTGACAGTTGCGTATTAGATTTAACCATGTCATTGacatacaggatgaaaagcgtgggggagagcaccgccagcgttaatggtcatggtatcggagcaacAACTGCCTGACattgatgctccgcccatctaAAAAgatagcgatccacttgcagtctctcggggattccgtaagatggcaaattcgacagaagtgccctatgccagacccggtcgaaggccttcgcgatatccaGGCTTACAGCGAGAGCCTCGTCCTGGCTCTCCAAaacttcagcccacctgtgagtaaggtatacaagaagatcgccagctgagctgAGCCAATTCTAGTAActtgctccgacttcgcctagCCCTCTTATAGGATCTAGAAGCGGCCTTGAATTTCCGCTTTTCCTCTGAGACTTTAGGGTCCTCCCCTCTCCTGTCCTGACGCATCATCCCATGCCgtgtatgcggaccgcttgaggtgtgcagtgTCCCTACTGGCgttattataccagggtctgctgcgacctcCAAGAGGAACTTAGAGGAAGGTTTGAACAATTACATCCCCTGAAGCACTACGtatttaagtcggtccgcacagacgtcagaaTCACCAGAGGAAAGTAGAGTCATCTCCATGGGTAGAATGCGTAAagctcacgcaatccatcccagttTGATACAACCTAACTCTTCGACAcacggtcgtcgttcgacgatcaggacgagagagtggaatAGCAGcgcggataaggcagtgatcagacgatccaatcGCAGCGTTGACCACCACACTGtgtccggctggatcggtggacAGTTCCATCACGTCTCCACTCTTTCTAAGTCAGGCGACGAATGTGCTTCGATTCAACCCGAGCGATGACACTTGGACTCTGCTGAAGCACACCATTTGATGTTTGACGAGTAGTTGCGACTCGCATCCACTAGGTGGCACGCGTTCGCTTCGTTTGTCGCATCCgcatatatataggtatatacctGATAATTGTAGATGTGATGCGTACCCTGATTTGTGCTCATAATACTCGTGTAAAGAGCGCGGCGGAGAGATCGGATAGCACGTGCGATCACACGCGTTATTCTAAAAATATAACAAGCAATTTTTTTACTGTGCAATTAAAACCAAACGTCAGGGATTGTTACAAAAATTGATTCATTGTAAACGCTGCCTTCGTTGTAAATGATGcgcttcgtaataaggtgacaccTCCGACCGTGACTAATGCGAGTTTGGAGTTCAGTCCCGCGCACCCCTAGCACATAGACTTCCTACAAACTCTTCAATTTCGCTGCCTGAATATGgatcttttatttgtattttttattgcactgaCGGATGGAGGAAAGTTATATatgtaaaatacaaaagaacataaaataaatcaagTGTGATCGAGCTTCAATAATTGGGAAGTAAAACGAGCTGTTTCTAGTAAGGATAAGGAAGTATTCTAGTAAGGATTGCAAGTATTGTAAAATCGCTTCGGAGAAGGTTGATATAGCACCAATAAGCGGTAAGGAAATTATCAAACACATTAAAAAGATGAAGCAAGACAAAAGCCCAGGACCCGATGGTTTACAAAATGAGGCTATAAAGACTGGTTCTACTTTGTTAGTTCACCCTCTTACTTACTTGTTTAACAAAGTACTCGATACTGGGGAAGTGCCAGAACAGTGGAAAAGATCCGATATAATCTTACTGCTCAAATAGGGAGATCCAAATGACATAGGCAACTACAGGCCTATTAGCCTCCTTTCGAGTATGTACAAGCTATTCACATCAATTTTACAAAGCAGAATGACTCCAAAAATTGATGAACACCAGCCGATCGAACAAGCAGGTTTCCGTTCGGGTTTTTCCACAATAGATCATATACATGTTATACAACAAGTTATAGAGAAATATAAAGAGTTCAATAGACCACTGTACATAGCTTTCATCGACTATGCTAAAGCCCGATACAATCGTACAAATTTCATATGGAAAGCCCTAGATAAATGTCACGTTCatgataaatacataaaaatattaaaaaacatctaTGATGGAAGTATCAGCAGAGTCAAACTGGAAAAACGGGGAGAGGACATAAACATCTGCCGAGGAGTAAGACAGGGTGATCCTTTGTCGCCTAAGCTGTTTATAGCAGTACTACAGCTTATCTTTGAAAATGTACACTGGCCATCGAACGGAATCAAAGTAAATGGGAAGCGACTTACACATTTGAGATTTGCTGATGATATCGTTCTCTTCGCTGAAACAAACGAAAAACtcgaaaaaatgataaatattttaagcgaggAAAGCGAAAAAGTCGGTCTCAAAATGAACCATGACAAAACCAAAGTAATGACAAACAGTAGTACTGATAAAATCAGCTTGTATGGCAAACCGTTAGAGTACGTAAACAGCTATATATATCTcggaaaattaatttcatttaaagacaacaacgatgaagaagaagtcgaACGCCGAATCAATATAACTTGGAGAAAATTCTGGAGCTTAAAGGAAATTCTAAAAGGGTCCTTCCCTCTTCATCTGAAAAAGACTGTGATGGATACCTGTATTCTTCCGACTCTCTTATATGGGTGTCAAACATGGACttacaacacaaaaataaaaacaaaattagcgaCCTGTCAGAAAGCGATGGAAAGAAGTATTttgaatataagaaaaatacaaaggATAAGAAGCGAATAcattagagaaaaaacaaagCTGATAGATGCTCTCAGGTACGCTCTGACACAAAAGTGGCGCTGGGCAGGACATCTTGCGAGAGTATATCTCGATGGACTGTGATGGATAAAAGATGGACATTAGAAATTACAACATGGGAAGGACCAGCGGgcaaaagaagaagaggacGACCAAGAAGCAGATGGATCGACGAAATAACAGCAGCAACTGGAAAAGAATGGAGAAACAAAGCCAAGGATAGGGAAGAGTAGagcaagctggaggaggcctatacccgaatggggttccaagcacaagtttatatttaattttgtaatttttatttgataaggtgtttttttcttttcttctatttgtgttttggaaataaaatgggcttattattattattattataaaacgagCTGTTTGTTAATAAACTCTCAGAAACTCGACATAACTATATacact
Encoded here:
- the LOC101744888 gene encoding basic proline-rich protein — its product is MRLSLHLAVVLLAVYHTCKADRLERAIYPNSNQNYAVVGAPIVANLDEDGYFYPKPDIPFPPPPPPPPRTPPPPPPPPPPPPRTPPPPPPPPPPPPRTPPPPPPPPRTPPPPPPPPPRTPPPTSPPSPPKTTGYVYDTPRIPFVIPTTRRPPPPPPSRPPSPPPPPYVPPSTTRRPPPPPTKPSTTLAPRVPSTTGYYYTTPRVPFYSTTSRRPPPPPPPPPPTRRPPPPPPPPTRPPPPPPPPPTRPPPPPTTRPPPPPPTTRAPTYSTLIDNYRTTGYSYPTPPVTFTYPTRPPPPPPTTRRPPPPPPPPPTRPPPPPPPPPTYLPPVTRQPPPPPPPTYLPPTTRRPPPPLPPLPTRPPQPPPTPPPLPTYRPPTTRRPPPPPLPTYLPPTTRRPPPPLPPLPTRPPQPPPTPPPLPTYRPPTTRRPSPPPPPTYLPPTTRRPLPPLPPLPTRPAQPPPTPPPTYQPPTTRRPSPPPPPPPPPPTTRPPPVPTYSTVSPTDRTTGYDYPKPKVPFTFPTTQRIPFTYSPTTVRPQTNPPLYVPPRPSPTLPPIYPQPSFPIPTTTRRPVYIAPQTTREPVFIQTQPPIFIAPQTTPRPYSPVPAVPVTSPPPLIYIPQTTRRPVYVQQPVSTTERPYIYVPPVTYSTRPPFVPDQGYNYDRPLVPFVS